Proteins encoded within one genomic window of Acidobacteriota bacterium:
- a CDS encoding NDP-sugar synthase: MQALILAGGKGIRLRPLTIHTPKPIVPVANRPFLHYQIELLKRAGITDITLSLSYQPNKIEEVFGDGSEHGVRIRYTVEADPLGTAGAFKHAHTGSKSATVVLNGDILTNVNLAELVAYHHRKEALATIVTVPVENPSLYGMIEADETGRVLRYVEKPKAEEAVCKTINAGIYVLEPRVLELIPDEENYSFELGLFPKLVAAGAAFYAYGWYDYWLDIGAPQRYLQAHDDLLNGRIKTFQLTRPPRDAAQVEGETAKIDKLSIVHPTCILKPGAEIINSVLGANCVIEERARIENSVLWSSTRVGQSAVVRRSFIGKGGIIGRNTTIEGAILGDKSSLTDYTII; the protein is encoded by the coding sequence ATGCAAGCGTTGATTTTGGCTGGCGGCAAAGGCATTCGGTTGCGGCCGCTCACGATTCATACGCCGAAACCGATTGTCCCGGTGGCCAACCGGCCTTTCCTCCATTATCAAATCGAACTGCTCAAACGCGCCGGCATCACCGACATCACGCTCTCGCTGTCGTATCAACCCAACAAAATTGAAGAGGTCTTCGGCGATGGCTCCGAACACGGTGTGCGTATCCGTTACACCGTCGAAGCCGATCCGCTCGGCACGGCGGGCGCGTTCAAACACGCGCACACCGGCAGCAAGTCGGCGACAGTCGTGCTCAACGGCGACATCCTGACCAACGTGAATCTGGCCGAACTGGTCGCCTATCACCACCGCAAAGAAGCGCTCGCCACCATCGTCACCGTGCCGGTCGAAAACCCCAGCCTGTACGGCATGATCGAAGCGGATGAGACGGGCCGCGTGTTGCGTTACGTCGAGAAACCGAAGGCGGAAGAGGCGGTGTGCAAGACAATCAATGCGGGCATTTATGTGCTCGAACCGCGCGTGCTCGAACTCATTCCCGACGAAGAGAACTATTCGTTTGAACTGGGGCTGTTTCCCAAACTGGTGGCGGCGGGCGCGGCGTTTTATGCCTATGGCTGGTACGATTACTGGCTGGACATCGGCGCGCCCCAACGTTACTTGCAAGCGCACGATGATTTGTTGAATGGGCGCATCAAGACCTTTCAATTGACGCGGCCACCGCGCGACGCCGCGCAAGTCGAGGGTGAGACGGCAAAGATAGACAAGCTCTCAATCGTGCATCCGACCTGCATCTTGAAACCCGGCGCGGAAATCATCAATTCGGTGCTGGGCGCCAACTGCGTCATCGAAGAGCGCGCCCGCATCGAAAATTCCGTCCTCTGGTCGAGCACGCGCGTCGGCCAGTCCGCTGTCGTGCGCCGCTCGTTCATCGGCAAAGGCGGCATCATCGGGCGCAACACCACCATCGAAGGCGCCATTCTGGGCGACAAGAGTTCGCTGACCGATTACACAATCATCTGA